The stretch of DNA CCAAAGGTGTTGCGCACATCTTGAATCATTTGGTTTAGCAACCCGTGCCATCGCATGTTATTTTCCTCCACTGACCGCTTTAAAGAGCATTTCAGGGCGTGTGCAAATATAAAGTGGATAGCTGTACATCACAAATTTGGCCCATGTATTGTGAACAGTATCTGGAATAAGAATAGTGTAAATAGATTTTCCAATTGTATGAGAAAAATTCTCAGTTTCTGCTGGTGCAAAGGTTTTTTGAAACACTCCCGGTGCATTGGCAGGCAAGAATTGACATTCATCAGGCTTAATGCCTATGGCGCGTTTGGTTCCAGCCTTCGCACTCACATTATAGTTGTGAATACTCCGGTAATTAATGAAAGTAACGCCCGCAAAGTCAAAACTGCCAAAGCTCCCAGAGCCAATCGAACTTGGTGTTGCAACACCTCCAGCACTATTTAAAGTTTGTGCAAGAGCTGTGTTGAGATAAGTCTCACGAATTGTTTTATGGTTTTTCAATTTGGAGAAAAATTCATTTCCACAAAGCCCAATAATGCGTGAACGATCAGAAAACGCTCCCTTTGAAGCTTCAATCATTTTCATAATGACTTGATCAACATGGTCTGCAACATTGGTTGTCTCAACATTGAGTTTAAAATCAATTGGCTTTGGGGGAGTAATTTCCCATTCCTTGTACCAATCTACAATCACCGAGCCATCAGCATCAAGGACAACACCTTGAACAGCGCCAAGTTGCATGTTTTCCCATGTCAATTCGATTTCAGAAATCAGTTTCTTTTGTTTTCTGGCAATATATTTCATTGCTGTCTCTAACTGATCTTCTGTGCCAAATTCACGACGGTTCTGGATTTCTTCTGATTTTACGGTATCACTTTTGGCAATCCGTGTTGTTTTGAAAAACCGAAGATTACGACCCTCTCTATCACCTTCTGCCAAAGGTGCGCCACGTTCACTGGTTTGAATAAGGGAAAATGTATTATCACGCCGTTCAATCCCAACCACTGTGGTACTGGTTTCAACTTCCTCAAAAAGATTAAGAGAGCTTACAAGACCAGGTTGAAACTCATAGTTTTCAATGGCTTTCATCATTGTGATGCTTGAGAAAGCGTCGTGTTTAAAAAAGTTCATATCCATGTGCGCATTCTCCTATCGCAATAAAATATTGTTATGGTCTTCAAGAGACTGAATGGCAGCACTTTTTTTTTCATCTGTAATGGCATCTGGCCATAGTAGTTCAGAAGCCTTTACAGTGCATAAGCGTGCTGTCATCACGGCACGTTGATCTGCCTCTGTTGCATCAACAGTGGCAAAAGAAATCCCCGCAGGGATTTGACTGCCATCTGATGCTGCTGGATTAAGGGGGGTATATTTTTTTGACGCGGTAATTTTTCCCATGACAGTTCCTGCTTCAATGAATGCTCCTGAAGCAAAAACCACTTCTTCGTTTGACATATCCGTATCGTAGGGTCCAAGATAAGCGCCATTGCGGATGTCTTCATAAAAAACTTGACTCATTTTATTGTCCTCCAAGCTGTTTCCCATTTTGCATGAATTTTTTCCTTGCTCGTCCCATCTCTATGGGGAGCTGTGGTTGATAGTTTTAAAGATGCGCTTTTCGAGACAGCTGCGGTTAAAACAACATTTTTTGCTTTCTCAACACTCATGCCGCTTTTAATGGCTTTTGCTGCATCAAAAGAAACGCCTAAGCGCTTTGCTTGCCTTTCAAGGTTTGTCAGTGCCTCGCCACGTTTTCTTTCCTTTTCAAGAGCCGCTTTTACGCTTTCTTGTTTATCTTCGTCCTCATCTTCGTCTTCGTTTTCCTCTTCTTCGTCGAAGTCTTGAGTGTCTTCGTCAATGTCGCTCTCGTTTTCGTCCTCTTCGTCCTCATTGATGACGTCGATAATTTTTTCATCATCTTCTTCGGCGCGGTATAGGGTGCGTGCCATGTGTTTTGTCCTTTTTTTGTTGCTGTTGGGGTTTGTGATATGGAATCCGTTAAGGCTTCCAAAGCTTGCGCAAGAGTGCCCTGCGCATCTGCTAATCCAAGCTCTAAAGCTTGGGTGCCTATAAAAGTTTCTGCTTTTGTGTCACGAATTGCGTCCGCACTCAGAGGTCTGTTTTTTGCAACCCAATCGACAAACATTTCGTAGAGCAGGGTGCAATCGGCTTGCATTTTTATCTGTGCTGTATCGCTCAAGGGTTCGTGAGGATTGCCATGCGTTTTGTGATCACCTTCAAAAACAAAGGTCCATTTAAGCCCCTGTTTCTCATCCGCACGAGATTGGTCAAGATGGGCGCAAACAACCCCAATGGAGCCTACAACACCGGTGCGTGTAATCCATATTTGAGAAGCCGCACAAGCAATGGCATAAGCCGCCGAGCAAGCAAATTCATTGGCATGCGCCCAAATGGGCTTGGCATATTGTTTTGAAAGGGTTTGAAACTCTTCAACCAAATCAAAGATGCCACCGGCTTCTCCCCCACCACTATCAATATCAAGTAAGACAGCATTCACATCAGGCTGTGCAATGGCTTCACGAAAAGAAGCCCTTAAACCTTCATAAGAAGTCAAACCCGATAAAGCTCCAAGCCATGCACCGCGGCGTACAAGCGTGCCATGAACGGGTATTATAGCAACATTGTTTTGCACTACGTAAGTTTCTGGTGGTCTGAAAGGAGCCCCATTCTTTTCTAACAATGCTCTCATGGCAAATTTTTCTCCTTCAAAAAGCCGTGGGGCAAGAGCATTAAGGATGATATCAAGCTTTGTCGATGCAAGCATATGAGGAACACCAAAAAGCCGTGATGCCAAAAACGGCATGTCAAGATTATTCACCATTTGCCTGCGCCTTACTGTCTTGGTTACTTTCATAACTCTCAGAAGTCTCTGAATCTTCAGTATCAATTAGTTGATTGCTAGCAGAGGGCGCTAGCGCATTATCGGTATCAAAGGATAAACCCCGCGTGCGTGCATCTGTGCGTTCTTCTTCGAGTTCGGCATGAATGTTATCAATATCAAAGCCGCGCTCGGCTAGTGCCATACGTCGTGTTTTCAAGCCAGCACGAATTTCTTCTTTTTCTGCCGTGATATCCTTGATGGGATCAATCATTTCAAGGGGTGGTGCAAAGCTTTCACATTGAAGCCATGGCAAGGAATTTTCTTCCCATCCTGGTAAATTCACGCATTTGCCAAGCACTGCCATTTCGACAAAGCGTGCCCAAACAATTCGATTAAACTGAAAAGCAATGATATGTTCTCGCCATTGTTTGACGTGCCGTCTAAACTGAATGATAGAGGTTCGCACATTGGAGAAGTTCCCCCGCGTAACATCTCCTGTCACAACAGCATAAGGCATATTGAGAGCAGAACAAATTCTTGAAATATTGCGAAATTGAAAAGCCTCATAAGAGCCACCAACCTCAACAGGATTTGAGAATGTAATTTGTTTTTCACCATCGACCACGTTAACCGAGCCAGGGTAAATTGGATACTCTTCGGGGACCTCTTCAACCTTCTTTTCCACCTTCTGTTCAATTTTCGTTTTTTCACGATTCTCCTCTAACTCTGCCTCATGAGATTCCTTCCCTGTAATAAATACCGCAAAAAGAGCCGCTGTTTTTTTTCGTTCAAGTTCTGCATCATCATAGGATTCGAGTTGAAAGATTTTTGTCATACAGCGCGTTATTTTTGGAGAACCGCGCAATTGTCCAGCAATCCGGCGCTCTTTGATATGAATGACCATTTCAGCAGGCACACGTATGCGCTCTTGACTCTTAAATGCTTTGTTTGCAGGGTAATCATCATAGGGGTGATGTTTCCAGAAATGATAAGCAACGCGCTTACCACTGGCATCGAATTCAATTCCCATACGAATGTAATTGCCTTCAATCTCAGCCGGTTCATTATAGGTGAGATCTAGCATTTCAGTAGGATAAACTTGCAACTGAAGAGGCACACCAGAGCACCCATAAAGGTCAACATAATGCAATCTTACAAAGC from Bartonella tribocorum CIP 105476 encodes:
- a CDS encoding head decoration protein, yielding MSQVFYEDIRNGAYLGPYDTDMSNEEVVFASGAFIEAGTVMGKITASKKYTPLNPAASDGSQIPAGISFATVDATEADQRAVMTARLCTVKASELLWPDAITDEKKSAAIQSLEDHNNILLR
- a CDS encoding phage portal protein codes for the protein MAGLFNKITGFFTISRQHNPHFEAASKSRRMSGFDPAKKHINKAIEECGDTIVARSRWLYDNESLYGSATEEWVSAAVSDGIKPYPRIEGFQEEKKKLLDLWWQWVDEADYDEDASFYGLQATIAREVFLTGECFVRLHYVDLYGCSGVPLQLQVYPTEMLDLTYNEPAEIEGNYIRMGIEFDASGKRVAYHFWKHHPYDDYPANKAFKSQERIRVPAEMVIHIKERRIAGQLRGSPKITRCMTKIFQLESYDDAELERKKTAALFAVFITGKESHEAELEENREKTKIEQKVEKKVEEVPEEYPIYPGSVNVVDGEKQITFSNPVEVGGSYEAFQFRNISRICSALNMPYAVVTGDVTRGNFSNVRTSIIQFRRHVKQWREHIIAFQFNRIVWARFVEMAVLGKCVNLPGWEENSLPWLQCESFAPPLEMIDPIKDITAEKEEIRAGLKTRRMALAERGFDIDNIHAELEEERTDARTRGLSFDTDNALAPSASNQLIDTEDSETSESYESNQDSKAQANGE
- a CDS encoding major capsid protein; this encodes MDMNFFKHDAFSSITMMKAIENYEFQPGLVSSLNLFEEVETSTTVVGIERRDNTFSLIQTSERGAPLAEGDREGRNLRFFKTTRIAKSDTVKSEEIQNRREFGTEDQLETAMKYIARKQKKLISEIELTWENMQLGAVQGVVLDADGSVIVDWYKEWEITPPKPIDFKLNVETTNVADHVDQVIMKMIEASKGAFSDRSRIIGLCGNEFFSKLKNHKTIRETYLNTALAQTLNSAGGVATPSSIGSGSFGSFDFAGVTFINYRSIHNYNVSAKAGTKRAIGIKPDECQFLPANAPGVFQKTFAPAETENFSHTIGKSIYTILIPDTVHNTWAKFVMYSYPLYICTRPEMLFKAVSGGK
- a CDS encoding S49 family peptidase, which translates into the protein MVNNLDMPFLASRLFGVPHMLASTKLDIILNALAPRLFEGEKFAMRALLEKNGAPFRPPETYVVQNNVAIIPVHGTLVRRGAWLGALSGLTSYEGLRASFREAIAQPDVNAVLLDIDSGGGEAGGIFDLVEEFQTLSKQYAKPIWAHANEFACSAAYAIACAASQIWITRTGVVGSIGVVCAHLDQSRADEKQGLKWTFVFEGDHKTHGNPHEPLSDTAQIKMQADCTLLYEMFVDWVAKNRPLSADAIRDTKAETFIGTQALELGLADAQGTLAQALEALTDSISQTPTATKKGQNTWHAPYTAPKKMMKKLSTSSMRTKRTKTRATLTKTLKTSTKKRKTKTKMRTKINKKA